A genome region from Schlesneria paludicola DSM 18645 includes the following:
- a CDS encoding GNAT family N-acetyltransferase: MYDENGVSALAVRTSALGFSAQHLSEQVWLSANEIDAEAWEQVRLPSDSSLDRRLLQATETSLGPTCQFRYVLYRDSVGEPAAIAVLCTFEVDIGVLTDDPWARWILDRLRHISRKLVTFRIHFCGLPLSGCESALRFAEGADTTAVLKRLDQTMRRVAREDRVKIIVLKEFTDAELTQLKLLEALGYRRADSLPTNLIHPNSGSFEGFLHELGWKRRGKINVSRKKFTANGLRLVTTSDYSTIERLYTPETHQMYEFVFQRSATKFEHLTREFFLEMARQLGDSCEFTFAMEGDRVRGFVMSLWFGREYRSLYIGYDESINEKSHVYFNLLFQAVANGTQHQASTIDLGQNSDYVKHVKLGAVQARRSMYVMAVKPIAKWVITNFFDQLFPAHPFFGEANTTNGTSEFLAPETAATSGSAGGLS, encoded by the coding sequence ATGTACGACGAAAATGGTGTTTCGGCATTAGCGGTACGTACATCCGCTCTAGGATTCAGTGCACAGCATTTGAGCGAACAGGTTTGGCTTTCGGCAAACGAAATCGACGCAGAGGCCTGGGAACAGGTCCGTTTGCCGTCTGACTCGTCGCTTGATCGACGACTGCTGCAGGCGACCGAAACCAGCCTGGGACCGACCTGCCAGTTTCGGTATGTCCTTTATCGCGATTCGGTTGGCGAACCGGCAGCAATTGCCGTTCTTTGCACATTTGAGGTGGATATCGGCGTCCTGACCGATGATCCGTGGGCTCGCTGGATTCTGGATCGCCTTCGTCACATTTCACGCAAGCTCGTGACGTTCCGGATTCACTTCTGTGGACTGCCACTCTCGGGATGCGAAAGTGCCTTGCGCTTTGCGGAGGGGGCGGATACCACGGCCGTCTTAAAACGGCTCGATCAAACGATGCGACGGGTGGCACGAGAAGATCGCGTGAAAATCATTGTTCTGAAGGAGTTCACCGACGCAGAGCTCACACAGCTCAAGCTACTGGAAGCATTGGGCTATCGCCGTGCAGACAGTTTGCCCACGAATCTGATTCATCCGAACAGCGGCTCGTTCGAAGGTTTCCTGCATGAGCTCGGCTGGAAACGGCGAGGCAAGATCAACGTCTCGCGGAAGAAGTTCACGGCGAACGGGCTGCGGTTGGTGACCACGTCTGACTATTCGACGATCGAGCGATTGTACACGCCAGAAACACATCAGATGTACGAGTTCGTCTTCCAGCGATCGGCAACGAAATTTGAGCATCTGACCAGAGAGTTCTTTCTGGAGATGGCCCGTCAGCTAGGGGACTCGTGCGAATTCACCTTTGCGATGGAAGGGGATCGCGTTCGTGGATTTGTCATGTCGCTCTGGTTCGGAAGGGAATATCGATCGCTTTACATCGGGTACGACGAATCGATCAACGAGAAATCGCACGTCTATTTCAATTTATTGTTCCAGGCCGTCGCAAACGGAACGCAACATCAAGCATCGACAATTGATCTTGGCCAGAATTCGGACTACGTCAAACACGTGAAGCTGGGCGCCGTTCAGGCGCGACGTTCGATGTACGTCATGGCCGTCAAACCGATCGCCAAATGGGTGATCACGAACTTTTTTGATCAGCTCTTCCCCGCGCATCCGTTTTTTGGCGAAGCGAACACGACAAACGGCACGTCCGAATTTCTCGCACCGGAAACGGCCGCCACAAGCGGATCAGCTGGCGGATTGTCCTAG